In Caretta caretta isolate rCarCar2 chromosome 20, rCarCar1.hap1, whole genome shotgun sequence, a single window of DNA contains:
- the LOC125627821 gene encoding LOW QUALITY PROTEIN: volume-regulated anion channel subunit LRRC8D-like (The sequence of the model RefSeq protein was modified relative to this genomic sequence to represent the inferred CDS: inserted 1 base in 1 codon; deleted 2 bases in 2 codons), translating to METGEREPLQWAGCEGLRLGTIQAPGQDWGVLEETLPCREETWWSKDLGQAAAPGSAAAMFSLTEVACLSDGRAPFSTLKPWWDVFTDYLVLAMLAISIIAGTLLISTDQVVCLPVGRTSMAASGSPAPRPALGPLDGPEPEASPVGTRRKLPAAHSGHPTNLDYQQYLYIGQVCYHQALPWHSKYSPYLALLHALLLMVCNNFWFIYPKTSSRIELFLSILRKCFHSPWTTKALSETACQPSEGKLGRMKPCSAQISQVGAGSQAEQASSFPSATILDRKDREQAKALFEKIRTFRAHTEAASLLYWVYVGQTVFKVAKLLAVLGYTSSSAGTIAFRHMCRPGLEDLAGHATFSCTHSLAYILQKLLLSYLALVLLSGLVGVYTLYWLLRRPLREYSFGRASEESSFRSVPNVCNDLAFLLHMADQYDPLCSKRIAIFLSTMSESQLLEIGQEHRRDYEELRRQVGRDAWGRLELRLCALPALPQAVYQKADLEVLRLECMVEVKLSAKVAQMGALSELQLYRCXATMEPMALAFLQEWLRGLHVQFTDITKIPSWLYSLKNLHQLHLSSHLCSNVLALEVLWELQSLEILLLQTKLAKLPCSMSTHLRHLCIQNDGTKLEALGVLKKTSSPQQLELLCCQLERIPPLVWHVTGLQRLGLRSSRIRSLEEGTGFQHLAQLTGLKLRHNCIATLSASTGAAGSLEELVLSHNELESLPHAFFTLKRLRHLDLSHNLLRLLPAETSQLGTLQHLSITGNRIRALPSQLFACLELTSLQLADNALTMVPAEIGRLVLLSRLELTGNPLESLPLKLGCCSLLKQTGLSVDNTLFETLPSHVKQVLATPVSALSPVRPLAAPETSLGGGQLGSLLCGWSVAPGHREEILVSSSKWTEPRHRVSEDLAGHGAPLSRWLYLYQVQHLLHHNHRAKSSLHPSRATLAHAPCSQRGLGAAESGVATEGGQPRLGGWALPAQPSSMVSPWTTGLRRRVREATAAGRSAALWIHSLLHRQNREICCGGATGPPYGLEEERHLPQNTQCFPPGYEAARRI from the exons CCATGTTTTCCCTGACGGAAGTGGCCTGCCTGAGTGACGGCCGGGCCCCGTTCAGTACTCTGAAGCCCTGGTGGGACGTTTTCACCGACTACTTGGTCCTGGCAATGTTGGCCATCTCCATCATCGCAGGGACCCTGCTGATCTCCACAGATCAGGTGGTGTGCCTGCCTGTCGGCAGGACCAGCATGGCTGCAAGTGGGTCCCCAGCTCCCAGACCTGCCTTAGGGCCTCTGGATGGCCCAGAACCCGAGGCTTCTCCGGTCGGCACCAGGAGGAAACTTCCTGCTGCCCACAGTGGACACCCAACCAACCTTGACTACCAGCAGTACCTGTACATTGGCCAGGTCTGCTACCACCAGGCGCTGCCGTGGCACTCCAAGTACTCCCCATACCTGGCCCTCCTGCACGCGCTGCTCTTGATGGTCTGTAACAACTTCTGGTTCATATACCCCAAGACCTCCTCCAGGATCGAGCTGTTCCTCTCCATCCTCCGGAAGTGCTTCCACTCACCCTGGACAACCAAGGCTCTCTCAGAGACAGCCTGCCAGCCCTCGGAAGGCAAGCTTGGCCGGATGAAACCCTGCTCTGCCCAGATCTCTCAGGTTGGCGCTGGCTCTCAGGCGGAGCAGGCATCCTCCTTCCCTAGCGCCACCATCCTGGACCGGAAGGACAGGGAGCAGGCCAAGGCACTCTTTGAGAAGATCCGCACCTTCCGGGCGCACACTGAAGCTGCCAGCCTCCTCTACTGGGTCTACGTGGGGCAGACGGTGTTCAAGGTGGCAAAGCTCTTGGCCGTGCTGGGCTACACGTCCAGCTCTGCCGGCACCATTGCTTTCAGGCACATGTGCCGGCCGGGCCTGGAGGACCTCGCTGGCCACgccaccttctcctgcacccACAGCCTGGCCTACATCctgcagaagctgctgctgagctACCTGGCCCTGGTGCTGCTCAGTGGGCTGGTGGGGGTCTACACCCTCTACTGGCTCCTCCGGAGGCCGCTCAGGGAGTATTCCTTTGGGCGAGCCAGCGAGGAGAGCAGCTTCAGGTCTGTCCCCAATGTCTGCAATGACTTGGCCTTCCTGCTGCACATGGCTGACCAATATGACCCGCTCTGCTCCAAGAGGATTGCCATCTTCCTCTCCACCATGAGCGAGAGCCAACTGCTGGAGATCGGACAGGAGCACCGCAGGGACTATGAGGAGCTGCGGCGGCAGGTGGGGAGGGACGCC TGGGGCCGGCTGGAGCTGAGGCTCTGTGCCCttccggctctgccccaggctgtcTATCAGAAGGCAGACCTGGAGGTGCTGCGGCTGGAGTGCATGGTGGAGGTGAAGCTCTCTGCCAAGGTGGCCCAGATGGGGGCGCTGTCTGAGCTGCAGCTGTACCGCT CAGCCACGATGGAGCCCATggccttggctttcctgcaggAATGGCTCAGGGGGCTGCACGTCCAGTTCACTGACATCACCAAGATCCCCTCCTGGCTTTACTCCTTGAAGAACCTGCACCAGCTGCATCTCTCCAGTCACCTCTGCTCCAACGTGCTGGCCCTGGAGGTTCTCTGGGAGCTCCAGAGCCTGGAGATTTTGCTGCTCCAGACCAAGCTGGCCAAGCTTCCTTGCTCTATGTCCACCCACCTCCGCCATCTCTGCATCCAGAACGACGGGACCAAGCTGGAGGCACTGGGC GTCCTGAAGAAGACAagcagcccccagcagctggagCTGCTCTGCTGCCAGCTGGAGAGGATCCCACCGCTGGTCTGGCACGTAACCGGCCTGCAGAGGCTGGGTCTGCGTTCCAGCCGCATCCGCAGCCTTGAGGAGGGGACTGGCTTCCAGCATCTGGCACAGCTCACCGGCCTGAAGCTGCGGCACAACTGCATCGCCACCCTGTCCGCTTCCACTGGGGCAGCGGGCAGCCTGGAGGAGCTGGTGCTATCCCACAACGAGCTGGAGTCTCTGCCCCATGCCTTCTTCACCCTGAAGAGACTCAGGCACCTGGACCTCAGCCACAACCTCCTTCGTCTCCTCCCCGCGGAGACTAGCCAGCTGGGGACGCTGCAGCACCTCTCCATCACCGGCAACAGGATCAGGGCACTGCCCAGCCAGCTCTTTGCCTGTCTGGAGCTAACATCTTTGCAGCTGGCGGACAACGCTTTGACCATGGTGCCGGCTGAGATCGGGAGGTTGGTGCTACTCTCCAGGCTGGAGCTGACAGGGAACCCCTTGGAGTCACTCCCACTTAAGCTAGGCTGCTGCTCCCTGCTTAAGCAGACTGGGCTGAGTGTGGACAACACCCTCTTCGAGACCCTGCCGTCTCACGTGAAGCAGGTGCTCGCCACACCCGTCTCTGCTCTCTCCCCCGTGAGGCCTTTGGCTGCTCCAGAAACGTCCCTGGGGGGTGGACAGCTGGGGAGCCTGTTATGTGGCTGGTCTGTAGCTCCGGGGCACAGGGAGGAGATCTTGGTTAGCAGCAGCAAGTGGACAGAGCCCAGGCACCGGGTCTCCGAAGACCTTGCTGGTCATGGAGCCCCCTTGTCCAGGTGGCTGTATCTGTACCAAGTACAGCACCTGCTGCATCATAACCACAGAGCAAAATCTAGCCTCCACCCAAGTAGGGCAACCCTGGCCCATGCTCCTTGCTCACAAAGGGGCTTGGGTGCAGCTGAATCTGGGGTGGCAACTGAAGGGgggcagcccaggctggggggatGGGCTCTCCCTGCACAGCCCAGCTCCATGGTGTCTCCCTGGACAACCGGGCTTAGGAGAAGGGTCAGGGAAGCCACAGCAGCTGGAAGATCAGCTGCCCTGTGGATCCATAGCCTGTTACACCGGCAGAACCGGGAGATCTGCTGTGGAGGGGCTACAGGGCCACCCTATGGCCTGGAGGAGGAACGACACCTTCCCCAAAATACCCAGTGCTTCCCCCCTGGATATGAGGCAGCAAGGAGGATATGA